tgaaagcaATGCAACAAACAAGAGGAACCAGCCTATCAGATTTCATGTCCTGCTATGCATCTTGTACCTTGTTGCACAGTCATCAAGAAGCTGCCGTCTTTGCCGAGGCAAGAACCAGAAACGGACTCACACCGATGGGACCGACTGTCACGCCGTTGCGCGGAGAGGGTGTCCCTCACTTGGGCACAAGGGCGCGCCTGCCTCCCTCACAGCCTGGCGCGCCTGCCAAGCTCAGCGCCCCCGGGGCCCGGCCCTCCGCCGCCAGGCAGGCTCCTAGCACGCCGAGGCCCCTCCCTCCGTAGACCCCTCCCTCCGTAGACCCCTCCCTCCGtaggccccgccccccggaaggagtctcctgtccccacagcccagcACCGCTCAGCCAGAGGCGAGTGGTGAATGTCCTGTTCACGTCCCACCTCATCCCTGAGGCTGTGCCCACAGAAACCCTGCAGCGAGCGTCTCGGCCGGGGGGTTGGGGAGCCGTGATGGGAACGTCCCGCTCCAGGCACCCGCGCCCATGACCTTTAGATGAACCTGTGGCCGTGTTTTTCACTgtcttggggaaaaaatcaggcCTATTCTGTGCCTTAGATGCTGCAGCTcctcagcctgggctggggcccaccTCGGTCCCAGGCCCCAGCGGCTGTGGACCTGCCACAGCTGATGGCTGGGCCGCCAGGGCGGACTCCGCCCCGTCCCCCAGTGACAGGTCCCCTGGCTCTCTCTGTCACGCGCCAGAGGAATCAACGACTCATTAGAAGCGCCGGACACTCGCAGGACGCTGGGTTGCTGAGAAAGAAGCTAGTACTGAACCAATACttttgtaaaaaagattttagttttttagttttagagagaggggaagggagggaaaaagagaggaagagaaacatcgatgtgagagagaaacatcaactggtcgCCTGTTGGAGGATcccctactgggaatcgaacccacaacccaggcacatgccctgaccaggattgaacctgtgacgctttACTCAGTGAGCTGACGCCCAACCACcagagccacacgggccagggcccAAGTTGAAGCTTTTGAACCTGAAAGGGAAGCGTCAGGTGGCAGCTAAGTGGACCAGCGCTCTCGTGGGCGGTGCTGCTTGGCGTCCTGGAGGCTGTAACTCACAACACGTGTCCCTGCAGGAGGAGAAGGCACCAGCCGCCCCCGCAGTGACTGGCGTTGACAGCCCGGACCGCTGCTGGGTGGCATGGGAgccctccagggcagggccacaCCGGGATAAACGGCCCAATCGGTACAGAGACGTCGGAAGGGAAACGCACCCACCGGCTCAGCCAGCCCGTGTCTCCTGTCTGCGTCTCATCCCGGGAACCTGGGGCCgtgggccccgcccagcccccgtCCCGAAGGGCCGTGTGGACTTCTACGTGTGGATCTCATCAGCGTCCTTGGGTGACCCCCACAGGGGGGCGGGGCGCTCGCTCCCTGGTCCATGAGGACACGCCCGCTGTGTGTTTAACTCATCGAGAGCCTTCCGAGCCAGCCCCCGACATCGCAGTGCCTGCGCGGGGTCCCCGAGGCCGGGCAACCGAGGGGCCAGCCTGTGTGAGCCCCGCAGGGGGAGCCAAGCTCCGAGTCACCCGGCCCAGGTCCCTGCTGACCCCCCCCACCACGCCTGCCACGCCTGTGCTCCAACCAGGACCCCCTCCCCGCTGAGACCCTCAGATGCTGGACCCCTTCCAGGGCTGAGGAAGGCCCCGAGAGAGGTGGGGCTGCCACCTGGCCGCCCGCAGGGACACCCCCTCGGTGACGGGCCCTGGAGAGCTGTGTCCAGGCCTGAGAGTAGGAGACATTTCCAGGAACCGCTCTCCTGTGGCAGCAACGCATGAGGGCGGGTCCCAGAAAGGCAGAGCCAGATGGCACATCGACCTGGGACACAGGTGGCTGCAGTGATGACCGGCAAGCCTGTCCCACCAGAGTGGCTGACCgtcccaggggcccccagggcaAGAAGGTGGCGGCCACAGgaagggccccctcccccactgcagcgGGGGATGGGCGCTACCAGGAGGCGCGCCGGCTGGGCGGCGGGAGCCGAGTCTGTGGGACAGGCAGACACACCTGAGTCCTCCCGCCGCCTCCCACGCTGCCGGGACAGACGCGCAATGTGGCCCAACTGCCCTGACAGcactcacccccgccccccaccgcagTGACACCCTGTGCACCTTTAGACACAGGCGGGTGGTGTGGCTCCCATGGGTGTGATTCCGGAACCTTCGGGGAGTCCGGGCGGGACGAGGGGCCGCTGCAGGACGTGTGTGAAGAGAGGGCGCCGGCTGCCCGGCCTctgcccctgcaggcccctgCCGCCATGGCCCCAGAGCGGGGGACCCTCCTGCTGCTCGCCCTGAGCCTGGGCCTGGCCAGCGCCCAGCAGACTCTGGAGGAGGTGCCGGTGCAGCCAGACTTTGACGCCCGGAAGGTAACCGTGCTGGCTCGGGGGCCGGGCTGGCCCTGGGACAAGGACGTGGGCGCCGGTCTCCTGGAACCTCGCTcggggggcaggtgggcaggacgCAAGGGACAGGGGTGGGCGAGGACGCCGGGCATGTAAGGCCTGAGAGGAGAGTGTCCACGGGAAGGAGGCCGCCCACTCCCGCCTCCCTGGCCTGCGGCCCACGGGCCTTCACCTCCCTCCCCGGAGCGGGGGCTCCTGACCCCCAGCAGCGCTCAGCGCTGGGGAGGGGCCCCACAGCCAAGACTGCAGGCTCCGAGAGCCCCACCCACCTCGCACCTGCCCCCCTGCAGGTGGAGGGACGCTGGCTCACCGCCCGGCTGGCCGCCAGCCACACACGCCTGGTGTCCCCCGAGGACCCCTTGAGACTGGCCCTCCATTCCATTGGGACCCGGGACCAGGACCTGGAGTTCGTCTTGTTCTGGATGTAAGCGTGGCCCCCGCAGGTCCCGGCAGGGTGCTCAGGCACAGGGGCCTCCCGAGGGACAGGACAGCGGTTAGAATAGAGGACACAGGTCACTGAGCTGGGCGCTTGAGAAGCTGACGAAGGTGGGAGGGAAGATGCACACCCAGCCACCCAGCGGTCCTCACGGAAGACCCCAGGCGGGGCGGGAGGCTGGGGGCCAAAGGTGTGCTTGGTGCACAGCACCCAGGTGGTCGGGGACACCACTCCTGGGTCCCTCCCTCGAGACCTGAAGCTCAGTCTGAGGACAAACTggaccccacccctcccaggaggTCTGGCTCCGCCCCAGACAGGCACCCCACTCCTCACTgcagccctgcacccctcccgGCCCCATGGACCCGCTGTCCTGTCCCAGCTGGGTGACCGTCCGGAGCCCGGGCGAGCTGGAGCCTCCGGGGGGCACCGGGGACCTCAGGGGGACAGAGTGGGAGATGGCGCCACCCCGGGGGCCAGGGCACAAGGACGGGCAGGGGGACAACCCCGTGTtagctgctctctctctccccaggggAGAGGGCGTGTGCAAAGGGGTCAACGTCACCGTCCACCCAACGGGGCTCCGAGGCCAGTACCAAGGCGCCCGTGAGTAGCCCGGCCCTTGGCCTGGGTCCCACGCTGGGAGGAGGGGACGCTGGATGCCCAAAACTGGCCGCGGGGGCAGGGCCAGAGTGGATGTAGGTCCCATGGGGCAGGCTGGGCCTGCGGGCGGAGGAGAGAGGCGCCCTCGTCACCAGGCTGGGGTCTGTCCCCCCCAGTCCAGGGAGGCGGCAGCATCCTCGTCCGCTTCGTCAGCACCGACTACAGCAGCCTGGTTCTTTACATCCGCTTCCaggacggcggcggcggcggcgaggtCACCAGCCTGTGGGCGCTGCTGGGTGGGTGACGGTCCGCCCCAGCGCTGCGCCCTCCCCGAGTCTGCCTGAGGCCTGTGTTTCATGCCCCCTGTGTTTTGGGGGGTGGACAGCCGGGGCCCACTCAGTGCTGCGCCCGCATGCCCCTTGGCCTTGCACCCCGGCCCC
This sequence is a window from Phyllostomus discolor isolate MPI-MPIP mPhyDis1 chromosome 3, mPhyDis1.pri.v3, whole genome shotgun sequence. Protein-coding genes within it:
- the LOC118499397 gene encoding beta-lactoglobulin, with translation MAPERGTLLLLALSLGLASAQQTLEEVPVQPDFDARKVEGRWLTARLAASHTRLVSPEDPLRLALHSIGTRDQDLEFVLFWMGEGVCKGVNVTVHPTGLRGQYQGALQGGGSILVRFVSTDYSSLVLYIRFQDGGGGGEVTSLWALLARRLPGDPRWLEKYLEFVRKFRLQEAPIFNLDGEHCPAPTLHLAAAQCPPPDA